The proteins below come from a single Mesobacillus jeotgali genomic window:
- a CDS encoding ECF transporter S component has translation MNAAYSTTKETTKTKVLVINALFIALTVVATMFINIRLPIMGNGGLIHMGNIPLFIAAFVYGRKTGAIAGAFGMGLFDIISGWALWAPFTFVIVGAMGYVAGLIAEKMPGKKVLVYSLAVVAALVIKIVGYYFTEVVLYGNWIQPFGSIPGNIMQVVLAGLVVIPLAGRMKKLL, from the coding sequence ATGAATGCAGCATACTCAACAACCAAAGAAACAACTAAAACAAAAGTTTTAGTCATCAATGCGCTTTTCATTGCATTGACTGTCGTTGCAACCATGTTCATTAACATCAGGCTGCCGATTATGGGTAATGGAGGCCTGATCCATATGGGCAATATTCCTCTATTTATTGCCGCTTTCGTTTACGGCAGGAAAACAGGTGCAATAGCAGGAGCCTTCGGTATGGGCTTGTTCGACATCATCTCCGGCTGGGCATTGTGGGCACCGTTCACTTTCGTGATCGTCGGCGCTATGGGCTATGTAGCGGGATTGATTGCGGAAAAAATGCCTGGCAAGAAAGTATTGGTTTACTCCCTGGCAGTTGTCGCTGCCCTTGTCATTAAGATCGTAGGCTACTATTTTACTGAAGTGGTCCTATACGGAAACTGGATTCAGCCATTCGGCTCAATCCCAGGAAACATCATGCAAGTTGTCCTTGCAGGTCTGGTTGTCATCCCACTTGCAGGACGGATGAAGAAGTTGTTATAA
- a CDS encoding glycine betaine uptake BCCT transporter — protein MSCIEIDHGELAELNKVSNVFWISLVLASGFVIWGVVAPVQLGEVMDQTKAFFLDSFGWFYQLAASFFLLFAIFLIFSKYGKIKLGADDDKPDFNRKTWFAMLFSAGMGIGLLFFGVSEPISHFANPPIGEGGTPEAAKVALRYTYLHWGFHAWAIYAVIALVLAYYKFRKKKPGLMSITLSPLLGERSKGAIGTIVDVVAVFATIFGVAASLGLGAAQINGGLNYVTGIPNNFTTQLIIIAIVTVLFLLSASTGLQRGIKYLSNANLVLAVILLFAFLILGPTGFVLDLFTTTLGSYVQNLPGMGLRLTPFNEEQASWIKDWTIFYWAWWIAWAPFVGTFIARVSKGRTVREFMIAVLVIPTLVCAFWFAIFGGTAIYFEYFEGANIAGQNLETALFYVYDLLPFSGALVVVTLLLITTFFVTSADSATFVLGMQTAKGDLNPPNVVKIVWGLFLSASAIVLMLSGGLSAMQTAIIVSAFPLTFVLIAMSFSILKDFKSEALEKKPKKEKGKFAKKEDKPDPSPI, from the coding sequence ATGTCTTGTATCGAAATCGATCATGGGGAGTTGGCAGAATTGAATAAGGTATCAAATGTGTTCTGGATTTCTCTCGTTCTTGCGAGTGGATTTGTGATTTGGGGCGTGGTTGCTCCGGTTCAATTAGGTGAGGTTATGGATCAAACCAAGGCATTCTTTTTAGATTCATTTGGCTGGTTTTATCAATTGGCAGCTTCTTTCTTCCTCCTGTTTGCGATATTTTTGATTTTTAGCAAGTATGGAAAAATAAAATTAGGTGCTGATGACGACAAACCAGACTTTAACAGAAAAACGTGGTTTGCCATGCTATTCAGTGCTGGTATGGGGATCGGGCTGCTATTCTTTGGAGTCTCGGAGCCTATCTCTCATTTTGCGAATCCGCCTATTGGTGAAGGGGGTACACCTGAGGCTGCAAAGGTTGCTTTGAGATATACGTATTTACATTGGGGCTTTCATGCTTGGGCTATTTACGCTGTCATTGCGCTTGTCCTTGCTTACTATAAATTCAGGAAAAAGAAACCCGGGCTGATGAGTATAACTCTTAGTCCTCTATTAGGGGAACGCTCAAAAGGAGCGATTGGAACCATCGTGGATGTAGTCGCGGTATTTGCGACAATTTTTGGTGTAGCAGCATCTTTAGGGTTAGGAGCTGCCCAGATCAATGGGGGGCTCAACTATGTAACGGGGATACCAAACAATTTCACGACTCAGCTCATTATTATTGCTATCGTAACCGTCCTCTTCCTGCTTTCTGCCAGCACTGGTCTGCAGAGGGGGATTAAGTATTTAAGCAATGCCAATTTAGTATTGGCCGTCATTCTGCTTTTTGCATTCTTGATTTTGGGACCAACAGGTTTTGTGCTTGACCTGTTTACCACTACGCTCGGGAGTTACGTTCAGAACCTTCCAGGCATGGGGTTGAGGCTTACTCCTTTTAACGAAGAACAAGCTAGCTGGATAAAGGATTGGACGATTTTTTACTGGGCATGGTGGATAGCCTGGGCACCTTTCGTTGGGACATTCATTGCGCGTGTTTCCAAGGGAAGGACGGTGAGGGAGTTCATGATTGCCGTTCTCGTTATACCTACTCTGGTCTGTGCTTTCTGGTTTGCAATTTTTGGCGGGACTGCTATTTACTTCGAGTACTTTGAAGGGGCCAACATAGCCGGACAAAACTTAGAAACAGCCCTGTTTTACGTATACGACCTTTTACCATTCTCGGGTGCATTGGTCGTTGTTACCTTGTTGCTGATTACTACATTCTTTGTCACTTCGGCAGATTCAGCCACTTTCGTCCTAGGGATGCAAACAGCAAAAGGAGATCTGAACCCTCCCAATGTGGTTAAAATAGTCTGGGGGCTTTTTCTATCAGCCTCTGCTATCGTATTAATGCTCTCCGGCGGGCTGAGTGCTATGCAAACAGCCATCATCGTCAGCGCCTTTCCATTGACCTTTGTTCTAATCGCTATGTCCTTCTCGATATTAAAAGACTTTAAATCAGAGGCCCTTGAAAAAAAGCCGAAAAAGGAAAAAGGGAAATTCGCAAAGAAAGAAGATAAGCCAGATCCGAGCCCGATTTAA
- a CDS encoding sigma-70 family RNA polymerase sigma factor: MHRFHFSGEEESASKEEILIKLMDSYGDMVKKLAFTYVKDINLAEDITQDVFISCYNNLHLFRENSSYKTWIYRIAINRSKDVVKSNAYKRILPFKKFTVTSREKTPDLKLIDKNTHTTVTESLLNLPSKYREILYFFYYEELKLREISEITSLKEATVKTRLSRGRQLLKKELERRRFEYE, encoded by the coding sequence TTGCATCGATTTCACTTTTCCGGAGAAGAGGAATCAGCGTCGAAAGAAGAAATTCTGATAAAACTGATGGATTCCTATGGCGATATGGTTAAGAAATTGGCTTTTACATACGTAAAAGACATTAATCTGGCTGAGGATATTACGCAGGATGTGTTTATCAGCTGCTACAATAACCTTCATCTATTTAGGGAGAACTCATCTTATAAAACCTGGATATACAGGATCGCAATTAACCGTTCCAAAGATGTTGTGAAGAGTAATGCATATAAACGTATTTTGCCATTCAAAAAGTTTACAGTCACATCCAGGGAAAAAACACCTGATCTAAAGTTAATTGATAAAAATACACATACCACCGTGACAGAATCATTATTGAATCTGCCTTCGAAATATCGTGAGATTCTTTATTTCTTTTATTATGAGGAATTGAAGTTAAGAGAAATCAGTGAGATTACCAGTCTGAAGGAAGCAACAGTTAAAACGAGGTTGAGCCGTGGAAGGCAGCTGTTGAAAAAGGAGCTTGAAAGGAGGAGGTTTGAATATGAGTGA
- a CDS encoding ABC transporter substrate-binding protein produces the protein MRKSLAVILSGAMLLLAACGGGGNQASGEKKDEMVKIGITQIVEHPSLDAAREGFIEALKDAGYEEGKNLKLDYQNAQGDMNNNASIAQKFVSDKNDLILAIATASAQAAVQATKDIPILFTAITDPVGAELVQSMEKPGGNATGTTDTHPDAIKNTIEAIKKFIPGAKKVGIIYNNGEPNSVVNVKNAKEALEAAGLEAVETTISASSEVKQAAESMVGRVDVLYIPKDNTVVAALESVITVANDKDIPMFVGEGDSVKRGAFASYGLDYHDLGYTTGKMAVEILEGKKPADIPVGYPENLELVVNKKAAEEEGITLTEDMLKDAKIVGE, from the coding sequence ATGAGAAAGTCATTAGCAGTCATATTAAGCGGTGCGATGCTTCTGCTTGCTGCTTGCGGTGGCGGCGGTAATCAGGCGAGCGGAGAAAAGAAGGATGAGATGGTGAAAATCGGAATCACCCAGATTGTTGAACATCCTTCCCTTGATGCAGCGAGGGAAGGATTTATTGAAGCACTTAAGGATGCAGGTTATGAAGAAGGAAAGAATCTGAAGCTTGATTACCAGAATGCCCAGGGCGATATGAACAACAATGCATCGATTGCGCAAAAGTTCGTTTCAGATAAAAATGACCTTATTTTAGCGATTGCGACAGCAAGTGCCCAGGCAGCTGTCCAGGCAACAAAGGATATTCCGATTCTGTTCACGGCAATCACGGATCCTGTCGGTGCTGAGCTGGTTCAATCCATGGAGAAGCCAGGCGGAAATGCAACGGGTACAACAGATACACATCCTGATGCCATTAAGAATACAATCGAGGCAATCAAAAAGTTCATCCCTGGAGCGAAGAAGGTCGGGATTATCTACAACAATGGAGAACCTAACTCCGTCGTGAATGTGAAAAATGCAAAGGAAGCACTGGAAGCAGCGGGACTTGAGGCAGTTGAAACGACTATTTCAGCCAGCTCTGAAGTGAAGCAGGCAGCTGAGTCCATGGTCGGCCGTGTAGATGTCCTCTATATTCCAAAGGATAATACTGTGGTAGCTGCGCTCGAATCAGTGATCACAGTGGCGAATGATAAAGATATTCCAATGTTTGTCGGTGAAGGTGATTCAGTAAAACGTGGCGCGTTCGCATCCTATGGACTTGATTATCACGATCTTGGCTACACCACTGGTAAAATGGCAGTTGAAATCCTCGAGGGCAAAAAACCAGCTGACATTCCTGTTGGCTATCCGGAGAACCTCGAATTGGTAGTTAATAAAAAGGCTGCTGAAGAGGAAGGAATCACGCTGACTGAGGATATGCTCAAAGATGCCAAGATTGTTGGAGAATAA
- a CDS encoding lipase family alpha/beta hydrolase: MSLLMVLLLMVPVATKAGDFGGGSSGTPGTWYVGSNPSWVDPAKAPIVFIHGYNSSASVWWDGNDMYETALANGYQTAFIDLYPERDMWENGAMLAGKLRQIYEYFGYKKLVVVGHSKGGVDTQTALVHYGAHQYVSNVITLSSPHHGTQLSDLAHSSSAWWLAALLGNNNDATRSLQTGNMRYFRSITDGRAEAKLNRYYTLGGYKWGSFGSALYWGGLYLSSYGSNDGVVTVTSSRLPGGTIIREGAWNHTTIREGSHTFSVFKPYTMSEQPASSNAFSAAESMSEPETNQIVKGGKADKAISESFVIEEGAESFQMAFLSEKKMASLKLKGPDGQEYKASRIEQDAGEFFKGAWVHTFKIEKPEAGSWKVSGPAASYLLVVGIDSPLDVELKKAKSQSLKASYKSKWIKYDHDGKKKLKEAGKGSKAGKVLDGDLAAPGVYNLTTEVTGVDAKGKPFERTIIESIYVDEIGKTHR; encoded by the coding sequence ATGTCATTATTGATGGTTTTATTGCTGATGGTGCCGGTTGCTACAAAGGCTGGAGATTTTGGCGGGGGTTCTTCCGGAACTCCGGGAACATGGTATGTAGGTTCTAACCCTTCATGGGTGGACCCGGCAAAAGCACCGATTGTCTTTATTCATGGTTACAACAGTTCGGCCTCGGTCTGGTGGGACGGAAATGATATGTATGAGACCGCTCTGGCCAATGGATATCAAACAGCATTCATCGACCTTTATCCGGAAAGGGATATGTGGGAAAATGGGGCAATGCTGGCTGGTAAGCTAAGACAAATTTATGAGTATTTCGGCTACAAGAAGCTGGTCGTTGTTGGCCACAGCAAAGGCGGAGTCGATACCCAGACCGCACTTGTCCATTACGGGGCGCACCAGTATGTATCGAATGTCATCACTCTTTCATCACCTCATCATGGCACACAGCTCTCGGACCTTGCCCACAGCAGCTCTGCCTGGTGGCTGGCAGCCTTGCTTGGAAACAATAATGATGCGACACGTTCGCTGCAGACAGGGAATATGAGATATTTCCGAAGCATTACCGATGGAAGGGCTGAGGCAAAATTGAACCGCTATTACACATTAGGCGGATACAAATGGGGTTCATTCGGCAGTGCCTTATATTGGGGAGGCCTTTATTTAAGCAGCTATGGTTCCAATGATGGTGTTGTCACTGTCACCAGCTCCCGCTTGCCTGGCGGAACAATCATTCGTGAAGGGGCATGGAACCATACGACCATTCGTGAAGGCTCGCATACTTTTTCGGTATTCAAGCCGTATACAATGTCAGAGCAGCCTGCCAGTTCAAATGCATTTTCAGCTGCCGAGAGCATGTCAGAGCCTGAGACAAACCAGATTGTAAAAGGCGGCAAAGCTGATAAAGCGATCAGTGAGAGTTTCGTGATCGAGGAAGGCGCAGAAAGCTTCCAAATGGCATTCCTCAGTGAAAAGAAGATGGCTTCGCTCAAACTGAAGGGGCCGGATGGCCAGGAGTATAAGGCGTCAAGAATCGAACAAGACGCTGGTGAATTTTTTAAAGGAGCATGGGTCCATACTTTTAAAATCGAAAAACCAGAGGCAGGGAGTTGGAAGGTATCAGGCCCAGCCGCCTCCTACCTGCTAGTGGTCGGCATTGACAGCCCGCTTGATGTTGAATTGAAAAAAGCAAAAAGTCAAAGTCTGAAAGCTTCATATAAATCAAAGTGGATCAAATATGACCATGATGGCAAAAAGAAGCTGAAGGAAGCAGGCAAAGGTTCGAAAGCTGGCAAAGTCCTCGACGGTGACCTCGCCGCGCCAGGTGTATACAACCTGACAACAGAAGTTACAGGAGTAGACGCTAAAGGGAAGCCGTTCGAAAGGACCATCATTGAATCCATCTATGTCGATGAAATTGGAAAGACTCACAGATAA
- a CDS encoding AAA family ATPase — protein sequence MNPTVERILENIDKVMTGKRNVAELSLIALLAGGHVLLEDVPGVGKTMMVRALAKSVSAKFRRIQFTPDLLPSDVTGVSIYNPKEMEFEFRPGPIMGNIILADEINRTSPKTQSALLEGMEEHSVTVDGVTHILGKPFFVMATQNPIDYEGTYPLPEAQLDRFLLKMKMGYPSLDEEMEVLHRAQRNLPIEDLQPVVTLEDLRDLQQSIKEVVVDDTIKRYIVELSSRTRGHSSVYLGVSPRGSIALMKAAQAYAFIYGRDYVIPDDIQYLAPYVFAHRIILKSEARFEGITTEDVVNRVLARVPVPVQRLVK from the coding sequence ATGAATCCAACGGTTGAAAGAATATTAGAAAATATTGATAAGGTTATGACAGGTAAGAGGAATGTGGCGGAGCTCAGCTTGATTGCATTGCTTGCTGGCGGACATGTGCTGCTTGAGGACGTGCCCGGAGTGGGGAAGACGATGATGGTCCGTGCGCTTGCGAAGTCTGTCAGCGCCAAGTTCAGGAGAATCCAGTTCACGCCAGACCTGTTGCCTTCCGATGTGACAGGGGTTTCGATTTACAATCCAAAAGAGATGGAGTTTGAATTCAGGCCAGGCCCAATCATGGGAAATATCATTCTTGCCGATGAGATCAACAGAACATCTCCAAAGACACAGTCAGCTCTTTTAGAAGGAATGGAAGAGCACAGTGTGACGGTTGATGGTGTGACCCATATACTTGGCAAGCCGTTTTTCGTGATGGCGACTCAGAATCCAATTGATTATGAGGGTACCTATCCATTGCCGGAGGCACAGCTTGACCGATTCCTGTTAAAAATGAAGATGGGCTATCCTTCCCTGGACGAAGAAATGGAAGTTTTGCATCGGGCGCAGCGGAATCTTCCAATCGAAGACTTGCAGCCTGTTGTAACGCTTGAAGATCTGCGTGACCTGCAACAGAGCATTAAAGAAGTAGTGGTAGATGATACGATCAAGCGATATATCGTGGAACTGTCTAGCCGGACTCGCGGCCATTCAAGCGTATACCTTGGTGTCAGCCCTCGTGGTTCGATCGCCTTGATGAAGGCTGCCCAGGCATATGCATTTATTTACGGAAGAGATTATGTCATTCCAGATGATATTCAGTACCTTGCTCCTTATGTTTTCGCCCACAGGATCATTTTGAAATCAGAGGCCAGGTTCGAAGGGATCACAACTGAGGATGTCGTCAACAGAGTGTTGGCGAGAGTGCCTGTGCCGGTCCAAAGGCTCGTGAAGTAA
- a CDS encoding DUF58 domain-containing protein, whose amino-acid sequence MNKYFQKFKEVWKLIVLLFLILITFSYAMFQGGFVSWFLFYSFLPFALYALGLALYSIKDIKAERVYTKQEFNAGEKFKASIVLERNMIFPLFYAIGEEAVGNTLSGHRDLQKARTMLFPGFSRVFGFDYSIENLPRGEHTLQGIKFKTGDPLGLIEKEKLLPVENKILVYPAYQDMVYRPAAHHFDQGMTASKERVQRDTSMAIGVREYQPGDRFSWINWKATARRNDIMTKEFEQRQSHDVTILMDCAPEPRFEVVVSFTASVIRAILRKGAQVGLLTLSAERKAFPARGGEGHQQQLLYHLAKIQDESPVPFNRVLEAESFLAQQNNSIMLITAQLTQELIEKAAFYNQRNGSVSIFLVKNRQESPTNTEKNLRASANARGIHLVMVHDGHFAEAFSEVNRG is encoded by the coding sequence ATGAACAAATATTTCCAAAAGTTTAAAGAAGTTTGGAAGCTCATCGTTTTATTGTTTTTGATTTTGATTACCTTTTCCTATGCGATGTTCCAGGGCGGCTTTGTCAGCTGGTTCCTGTTTTACAGCTTCTTGCCATTCGCTCTTTACGCATTGGGCCTCGCTCTTTATTCAATAAAAGATATCAAGGCGGAAAGAGTGTATACGAAACAGGAATTTAACGCTGGAGAGAAGTTCAAAGCCAGCATTGTTCTTGAAAGGAATATGATTTTCCCGCTGTTTTATGCGATTGGCGAAGAAGCGGTCGGGAATACACTTTCGGGTCACCGGGATTTGCAAAAAGCGAGGACTATGCTGTTTCCGGGATTCAGCCGGGTATTCGGCTTTGATTACTCGATTGAAAACCTTCCTCGTGGTGAGCATACTTTACAGGGCATCAAGTTTAAAACGGGGGATCCGCTCGGATTAATTGAAAAAGAAAAGCTGCTGCCGGTTGAAAATAAGATTCTGGTTTATCCTGCGTATCAGGATATGGTTTACAGACCGGCAGCTCATCATTTCGACCAGGGGATGACCGCCTCGAAGGAGCGAGTCCAGCGTGATACGTCGATGGCAATCGGTGTTCGTGAATACCAGCCGGGAGACCGTTTCTCGTGGATTAACTGGAAGGCGACTGCAAGACGGAATGACATTATGACGAAGGAATTCGAGCAGAGGCAATCGCATGACGTGACCATTCTGATGGACTGTGCCCCTGAACCGCGCTTTGAAGTTGTTGTATCATTCACTGCTTCAGTCATCAGGGCGATTTTACGCAAAGGTGCACAGGTGGGCTTATTGACATTAAGTGCTGAGCGAAAGGCATTTCCTGCCCGTGGCGGTGAAGGTCACCAGCAACAGCTGCTCTACCATCTTGCTAAAATCCAGGATGAGTCCCCGGTTCCGTTTAACCGGGTCCTTGAGGCAGAGAGCTTCTTAGCGCAGCAGAATAATTCAATCATGTTGATAACCGCACAGTTGACTCAAGAGTTGATTGAAAAAGCTGCTTTTTATAATCAACGGAACGGATCGGTGAGCATTTTCCTGGTCAAGAACCGACAGGAATCCCCGACCAATACGGAGAAAAATTTAAGAGCCTCGGCCAATGCAAGAGGAATCCATCTTGTCATGGTACATGACGGACACTTCGCGGAAGCCTTCTCGGAGGTGAATAGAGGTTGA
- a CDS encoding DUF3488 and DUF4129 domain-containing transglutaminase family protein yields the protein MRNDNPKKDSTFFLLYIFSFLLLWEWLRPLKELTDTGHLSVFLGFVFISLMMAYFNMPILPSAIIKIIIILYSVHFMYYEGTFFSLEWFGQLFKEVIANSGIIMNAEWTEISNSFRTLLFFTLLWLMAYLIQYWLINRKQIFVFFFMTLVYITVLDTFTPYEADLAIVRTVIAGFAVMGMLAYYRIADKGAVNKNLKSAKRWMVPLVAMILLSVGIGYAAPKADPIWPDPVPFITSYNEDSGEGSGGVKKVGYGTDDSALGGPFIGDDRVVFTAEADGRHYWRIETKDVYTGKGWVADKGTAVPVEFSPEQTIPMQPFEEEVKTEQRTSRVIPKIGYPHIVYPLGVTQVGASAGKSVLQFSLDPTTEKIMSMADGQAGSIGPYSLTFNHPVYSVEKLKAAGPEELEAEFAFLSKYTQVPEELPERVVELAEEITKDKETWLEKAQAIEKYFRSNEFVYDQTNVAIPDENQDYVDQFLFETQRGYCDNFSTSMVVMMRSVGIPARWVKGYTEGEYIDTLENGRRLYEVTNNNAHSWVEGYFPGVGWVPFEPTQGFSNNVQFEYDNNNDSQNQTGQEEEEDTTPAAPVKPELPEEQAPADKPKVSFSEGLKNAGAFLKDNLQKIFLTLLAVAVFAAILYRWRGKWLPFVYILLYKYKRENKYLEKAYIVLLKELGRYGLKRERGQTLRDYANYVDSFFSTNEMRWLTEKYEEYLYRGDMDEDMWQNAKKYWEFMIRKVSA from the coding sequence TTGAGGAACGATAATCCAAAAAAAGACTCCACTTTCTTTTTGCTGTATATTTTCAGCTTTTTGCTGCTCTGGGAGTGGCTTCGGCCATTGAAGGAACTGACAGATACCGGACACCTGAGTGTGTTTTTAGGTTTTGTGTTTATCTCTCTAATGATGGCCTACTTCAATATGCCAATTCTTCCGTCAGCTATCATAAAAATCATCATTATCTTATATTCCGTCCACTTTATGTACTATGAGGGCACTTTTTTCAGCCTGGAGTGGTTTGGCCAGCTGTTCAAGGAGGTAATCGCTAATTCAGGTATTATCATGAATGCAGAATGGACCGAAATTTCCAATTCGTTCAGGACGCTGCTGTTCTTCACCTTGCTTTGGCTGATGGCATACCTGATCCAATACTGGCTGATTAACAGGAAACAAATCTTCGTGTTTTTCTTCATGACGCTGGTATATATCACGGTACTTGATACGTTTACTCCATATGAAGCAGACTTGGCGATCGTCCGGACAGTGATTGCGGGTTTTGCTGTGATGGGGATGCTGGCGTATTACCGGATTGCAGATAAGGGAGCAGTGAATAAGAACCTGAAAAGTGCGAAAAGGTGGATGGTACCGCTAGTCGCCATGATTCTCCTGAGCGTGGGGATTGGCTATGCGGCTCCGAAGGCTGACCCAATCTGGCCGGACCCTGTTCCGTTTATCACCTCCTATAATGAGGATTCAGGCGAAGGCAGCGGAGGGGTTAAAAAAGTCGGCTACGGAACGGATGATTCTGCACTTGGCGGACCGTTCATCGGAGACGACCGGGTCGTTTTTACCGCAGAGGCCGATGGTCGTCATTACTGGCGGATTGAGACCAAAGACGTCTATACAGGTAAAGGGTGGGTTGCTGACAAGGGGACTGCCGTGCCTGTGGAATTTTCACCTGAACAGACCATCCCGATGCAGCCTTTTGAAGAGGAAGTTAAAACGGAACAGCGTACGAGCAGGGTCATCCCGAAGATCGGGTATCCTCACATTGTCTATCCGTTGGGGGTGACACAAGTGGGAGCTTCTGCGGGGAAATCTGTTCTCCAATTTAGCCTTGATCCAACAACAGAAAAAATCATGTCAATGGCGGATGGTCAAGCAGGCTCAATCGGACCATACTCACTGACCTTTAACCACCCGGTGTACAGTGTAGAAAAGCTTAAGGCTGCCGGACCTGAAGAACTGGAGGCAGAGTTTGCCTTTCTCTCAAAATACACACAGGTACCTGAAGAGCTCCCGGAGCGGGTAGTTGAGCTTGCTGAGGAAATAACAAAAGATAAAGAGACCTGGCTGGAAAAAGCGCAGGCGATAGAAAAGTATTTCCGGTCGAACGAATTTGTCTATGATCAAACGAATGTGGCAATCCCGGATGAAAATCAGGATTATGTCGACCAATTCCTGTTTGAAACACAGCGTGGCTACTGTGATAATTTCTCAACATCGATGGTTGTCATGATGCGCTCTGTTGGCATTCCAGCGCGATGGGTAAAGGGTTATACAGAAGGGGAGTATATCGATACACTAGAGAATGGCCGCCGACTTTATGAGGTCACTAATAACAATGCCCACTCATGGGTAGAGGGTTATTTCCCTGGTGTCGGCTGGGTGCCGTTTGAACCGACACAAGGATTTTCAAATAACGTTCAATTTGAGTATGACAATAATAATGACTCACAAAACCAGACGGGCCAAGAAGAAGAGGAAGATACAACACCTGCAGCTCCGGTGAAGCCTGAACTGCCAGAAGAGCAGGCACCCGCTGACAAGCCGAAGGTCTCTTTTTCAGAAGGCCTGAAAAATGCAGGAGCATTCCTGAAGGATAACCTGCAGAAGATTTTCCTCACATTGCTCGCAGTTGCCGTGTTCGCTGCAATCTTATATAGATGGAGAGGAAAATGGCTGCCTTTCGTGTATATCCTTCTCTATAAGTACAAAAGAGAAAACAAGTATTTGGAGAAAGCCTATATCGTTCTATTGAAAGAGCTCGGGAGATATGGCCTGAAGAGAGAGAGAGGCCAGACATTGCGCGACTATGCTAACTATGTGGATTCATTTTTCTCTACAAACGAGATGCGCTGGCTTACGGAAAAGTATGAAGAGTATCTTTACCGTGGCGATATGGATGAAGACATGTGGCAGAATGCGAAAAAGTATTGGGAGTTCATGATTCGGAAAGTTAGTGCTTGA